The proteins below come from a single Kitasatospora sp. NBC_00315 genomic window:
- a CDS encoding TIGR02452 family protein, giving the protein MSSRLHRVAMVNEESVERGSYLAAGGELVEVARWLAAARAGTVSYTPQALEELVAGAESGPGPGTVEVTAEGSMQAARRLVAAGGGPVGVLNFASARNPGGGYLRGARAQEEDVCRSALLYTCLLEAPDYYAAHRASTDLRYSHRVIFAPGVPVVRGEDGELLAQPYEVAFLTSPAPNAGQLERRSAGTDVRDVLAERALRVLAVAAAHGVRELVLGAWGCGVFRNDPAQVAEAFDAGLARYGAAFDRVVFAVWDRSPVSANRAAFEARFGS; this is encoded by the coding sequence ATGAGCAGCAGACTGCACCGAGTGGCCATGGTCAACGAGGAGAGCGTCGAGCGGGGGAGCTATCTGGCCGCCGGCGGTGAGCTGGTGGAGGTGGCGCGGTGGCTGGCGGCCGCCCGCGCCGGGACGGTCTCGTACACCCCGCAGGCGCTGGAGGAGCTGGTGGCCGGGGCCGAGTCGGGCCCGGGGCCCGGGACGGTCGAGGTGACGGCGGAGGGCAGCATGCAGGCCGCACGGCGGCTGGTGGCGGCCGGCGGCGGCCCGGTCGGGGTGCTCAACTTCGCCTCCGCGCGCAATCCCGGCGGCGGGTACCTGCGCGGCGCCCGGGCCCAGGAGGAGGACGTCTGCCGCAGCGCGCTGCTGTACACCTGCCTGCTGGAGGCGCCGGACTACTACGCGGCGCACCGGGCCTCCACCGACCTGCGGTACAGCCACCGGGTGATCTTCGCCCCGGGCGTACCGGTGGTCCGGGGGGAGGACGGAGAGCTTCTCGCGCAGCCGTACGAGGTCGCCTTCCTGACCTCGCCCGCGCCCAACGCCGGTCAGCTGGAGCGCCGTTCGGCCGGTACGGACGTGCGGGACGTGCTGGCCGAGCGGGCGCTGCGGGTGCTCGCGGTGGCCGCGGCGCACGGTGTGCGGGAGCTGGTGCTCGGTGCCTGGGGCTGCGGGGTGTTCCGCAACGACCCGGCGCAGGTGGCGGAGGCCTTCGACGCCGGGCTGGCGCGGTACGGGGCCGCGTTCGACCGGGTGGTCTTCGCCGTGTGGGACCGCTCACCGGTCTCCGCGAACCGGGCCGCGTTCGAGGCCCGGTTCGGGAGCTGA
- a CDS encoding DUF3427 domain-containing protein has translation MPDPNAPHPQLVPGLYESVVTDSLSGRLAGLAGSGLRAVDREVAKESSSYVLARHIGLQAQRVLQEMDPDQRVEAANRLLSVLAGHGGGADPVDQVAAGPRELIAIAEQEAPGVYAIRPVTPLSESALLTNAPEEQSLGHELRAEIVTADRVDLLCAFVKWHGLRIIEEQLRELHRRGVPLRVITTTYIGATERRALDRLVREFGAEVKINYELRTTRLHAKAWLFRRATGFDTAYVGSSNLSKAALLDGLEWNVRLSAVATPAVLRKFEATFDSYWNNPDFKSYDPDRDAEELDRALLEAGGGRQDDGRRISLSGLEVRPHPHQKGMLELLRTEREVHQRHRNLLVAATGTGKTVMAALDYKQLRKESGRDLTLLFVAHRQEILKQSLRTYREVLADANFGELMVAGERPELRRHVFASIQSLHTRGLGSFAPDHFDVIVIDEFHHAEAATYRKVIDRFTPRELLGLTATPERADGKRVQDEFFDGRIAAEMRLWQAMEDDLLCPFHYFGVHDNTDLSGVSWRQGAYDPVELTNVLTAGDAQALQVVGTVRGKISDPLRMRALGFCVSVRHAEHMARAFNRAGFCARALSGHTPAAERKAALDGLSSGEIQVLFTVDLFNEGLDIPGIDTLLLLRPTSSATIFLQQLGRGLRRSADKAVLTVLDFIGYQRKEFRFEEQFRALTGYTRKALENNVSRDFPHLPSGCQIILDRVSKDIVLRNIRQQLAANVKVLTQEVRAHGDSRLGSYLTENQRHITDVYRGGNSWTGILRRAGLTPPAEVPGEAALLKRMAALLHVDDPDRAQAYSRLVEDDSEPYQKLDDRMRAYAEMLFFSLWPGGGGFTSVGEGLESLRPHKAVRSELRQLFAHGLEHARHAPRPLGLDLGPLTGRPLAVHAHYNTPELLAALRWAELGRRLPTPFNAGVAWCQETLTDALLVTVRKDEKDFSENTRYHDYALSEDLFHWESQYATSGASTTGRRYQNHHRDGSNVLLFVRQERENEIGRPSPYILLGPVRYSSHEGDRPMAVTWRLRHPLPSDVHHFTAVTTG, from the coding sequence GTGCCCGACCCGAACGCTCCGCACCCTCAGCTGGTCCCCGGTCTGTACGAGAGCGTGGTGACCGACTCGCTGTCCGGCCGACTCGCCGGGTTGGCCGGCTCCGGGCTGCGGGCGGTCGATCGCGAGGTGGCCAAGGAGTCGTCCTCGTACGTGCTGGCGCGCCACATCGGGCTCCAGGCGCAGCGCGTTCTCCAGGAGATGGATCCGGATCAGCGCGTCGAGGCCGCCAACCGCCTCCTGTCCGTGCTGGCGGGTCACGGCGGCGGCGCCGACCCGGTGGATCAGGTGGCCGCCGGGCCGAGGGAGTTGATCGCCATCGCCGAACAGGAGGCGCCCGGCGTCTACGCGATCCGGCCGGTGACGCCCCTCTCCGAGAGCGCCCTGCTGACCAACGCGCCGGAGGAGCAGAGCCTCGGACACGAACTACGAGCCGAGATAGTCACGGCCGACCGGGTCGATCTGCTCTGCGCCTTCGTCAAATGGCACGGACTGCGGATTATCGAGGAGCAGCTCCGCGAGCTCCACCGGCGCGGTGTACCGCTGCGCGTCATCACCACCACGTACATCGGCGCGACCGAACGCCGGGCACTCGACCGGCTGGTGCGCGAGTTCGGCGCCGAGGTGAAGATCAACTACGAGCTGCGCACCACCCGGCTGCACGCCAAGGCCTGGCTGTTCCGGCGAGCCACCGGCTTCGACACCGCCTACGTGGGCAGTTCCAACCTGTCCAAGGCGGCCCTGTTGGACGGGCTGGAGTGGAACGTACGCCTGTCGGCCGTCGCCACCCCCGCCGTACTCCGGAAGTTCGAAGCGACGTTCGACTCCTACTGGAACAACCCCGACTTCAAGAGCTACGACCCCGACCGGGACGCCGAGGAGCTGGACCGCGCACTGCTGGAGGCCGGCGGCGGTCGGCAGGACGACGGGCGCCGGATCTCCCTGTCCGGCCTGGAGGTCCGCCCGCACCCGCATCAGAAGGGCATGCTGGAGCTGCTCCGCACGGAGCGCGAGGTCCACCAGCGGCACCGGAACCTTCTGGTGGCGGCTACCGGCACCGGCAAGACGGTGATGGCAGCCCTCGACTACAAGCAGCTCCGCAAGGAGTCGGGCCGCGATCTGACGCTGTTGTTCGTCGCGCACCGCCAGGAGATCCTCAAACAGTCGCTGCGGACGTATCGCGAAGTGCTGGCGGATGCGAACTTCGGGGAGCTGATGGTCGCCGGCGAGCGCCCCGAGCTGCGCCGGCACGTCTTCGCCAGCATCCAGTCACTGCACACCCGCGGCCTCGGCTCCTTCGCACCCGACCACTTCGACGTGATCGTCATCGACGAGTTCCACCACGCCGAGGCCGCGACCTACCGCAAGGTCATCGACCGGTTCACGCCGCGCGAGTTGCTGGGCCTGACCGCCACGCCCGAGCGGGCCGACGGCAAGCGCGTACAGGACGAGTTCTTCGACGGCCGCATCGCCGCCGAGATGCGCCTGTGGCAGGCCATGGAGGACGACCTGCTCTGCCCGTTCCACTACTTCGGCGTGCACGACAACACCGATCTGAGCGGCGTCAGCTGGCGCCAAGGCGCCTACGATCCGGTAGAGCTGACCAACGTCCTCACCGCGGGGGACGCGCAGGCGCTCCAGGTCGTCGGGACGGTCCGGGGCAAGATCTCCGACCCGCTCCGGATGCGGGCGCTGGGTTTCTGCGTGTCCGTCCGGCACGCCGAACACATGGCCCGCGCCTTCAACCGCGCCGGCTTCTGCGCCCGGGCACTGTCCGGTCACACGCCCGCCGCGGAGCGCAAGGCCGCGCTCGACGGGCTGAGCAGCGGCGAGATCCAGGTCCTCTTCACCGTCGACCTGTTCAACGAGGGCCTGGACATCCCCGGGATCGACACCCTCCTGCTGCTCCGCCCCACCTCAAGCGCCACGATCTTCCTTCAGCAGCTCGGCCGCGGGCTGCGGCGCTCCGCCGACAAAGCCGTCCTCACGGTCCTGGACTTCATCGGCTACCAGCGCAAGGAGTTCCGCTTCGAGGAGCAGTTCCGCGCGCTCACCGGCTATACCCGCAAGGCGCTGGAGAACAACGTCTCCCGGGACTTCCCGCACCTTCCGTCGGGCTGCCAGATCATCCTGGACCGGGTCTCCAAGGACATCGTCCTGCGCAACATCCGCCAGCAGCTCGCAGCGAACGTCAAAGTCCTCACCCAGGAGGTGCGCGCTCACGGGGATTCGCGGCTCGGAAGCTACCTCACCGAGAATCAGCGGCACATCACCGACGTCTACCGGGGCGGCAACTCCTGGACGGGCATCCTTCGCCGGGCCGGCCTGACACCCCCGGCAGAGGTACCGGGTGAGGCCGCACTGCTCAAGCGGATGGCCGCGCTGCTCCACGTCGACGACCCTGATCGGGCACAGGCGTACAGCCGCCTCGTCGAGGACGACTCCGAGCCCTACCAGAAGCTCGACGACCGGATGCGGGCCTATGCGGAGATGCTCTTCTTCTCGCTCTGGCCCGGCGGCGGGGGCTTCACCTCGGTCGGGGAGGGCCTGGAGTCGCTCCGACCGCACAAGGCCGTCCGAAGCGAACTCCGACAGTTGTTCGCGCACGGCCTCGAACACGCCCGGCACGCTCCCAGGCCCCTGGGTCTGGACCTCGGCCCCCTGACGGGCCGGCCGCTCGCGGTCCACGCGCACTACAACACCCCCGAGCTGCTGGCGGCGCTGCGCTGGGCCGAACTCGGCCGCAGGCTTCCGACGCCGTTCAACGCGGGCGTCGCCTGGTGCCAGGAGACGCTCACAGACGCCCTCCTGGTGACTGTCAGGAAGGATGAGAAGGACTTCTCGGAGAACACCCGTTACCACGACTACGCGCTGAGCGAGGACCTGTTCCACTGGGAGTCGCAGTACGCCACGTCAGGCGCCTCGACCACGGGCAGGCGCTACCAGAACCACCACCGGGACGGCAGCAACGTCCTGCTCTTCGTTCGGCAGGAGAGGGAGAACGAGATAGGCCGGCCGTCCCCCTACATCCTGCTCGGACCCGTCCGGTACAGCTCGCACGAGGGCGACCGTCCGATGGCGGTGACCTGGAGGCTCCGCCACCCGCTGCCGTCCGACGTGCACCACTTCACAGCGGTGACCACGGGGTAG
- a CDS encoding RICIN domain-containing protein translates to MIKDGLYRIRNVASGLLLEITDGSPRSGAKARQGEEAGTPAQLWRLTAVHPGGALFHVENTASGKRLDVTGASTENGVLVQQWSPNAFGAQEWLLEQHVDAPGTFTITSFISGKALEVADAATTPGAPVRQWEDTDSPGQWWRLEAR, encoded by the coding sequence ATGATCAAGGACGGGCTCTACCGGATCCGCAACGTCGCCAGCGGCCTCCTTCTGGAGATCACCGACGGAAGCCCCCGCAGCGGCGCCAAGGCCCGCCAGGGCGAGGAGGCCGGCACCCCCGCGCAGCTGTGGCGCCTCACCGCCGTCCACCCCGGTGGAGCCCTCTTCCACGTCGAGAACACCGCCAGCGGCAAGCGGCTCGACGTCACCGGCGCCTCCACCGAGAACGGCGTCCTCGTCCAGCAGTGGTCACCCAACGCCTTCGGCGCCCAGGAGTGGCTCCTCGAACAACACGTCGACGCCCCCGGCACCTTCACCATCACCAGCTTCATCAGCGGCAAAGCCCTCGAAGTGGCCGACGCCGCCACCACCCCGGGCGCCCCGGTCCGCCAATGGGAGGACACGGACAGCCCGGGGCAGTGGTGGCGGCTGGAGGCGCGGTAG
- a CDS encoding SDR family oxidoreductase, whose amino-acid sequence MSDVILITGGGRGIGAATALLAGRRGYRVCVNYRSDEESAEAVAGAVRSAGATALAVRADVSRGAEVERLFATVDAELGPLTALVNNAGTVERQGRLEEFDEARLARIWAANITGPFLCAAQAVRRMSTRHGGTGGAIVNVSSRAAQLGSPNEYIDYAASKGALDTMTRGLALEVAAEGIRVNGVRPGLIHTAFHALGGEPGRVDRIAPDLPMRRGGTAEEVAESIMFLLSPASSYTTGSFLDLAGGR is encoded by the coding sequence ATGTCGGATGTCATCCTGATCACAGGGGGCGGGCGCGGGATCGGCGCCGCCACCGCCCTGCTCGCCGGCCGCCGCGGCTACCGGGTCTGCGTCAACTACCGTAGCGACGAAGAATCCGCCGAGGCCGTGGCCGGCGCCGTCCGCTCGGCCGGCGCAACGGCCCTGGCCGTCCGGGCGGACGTCAGCCGCGGTGCTGAGGTCGAGCGGCTCTTCGCCACCGTGGACGCCGAACTCGGCCCGCTCACCGCCCTGGTGAACAACGCCGGGACGGTGGAGCGCCAGGGCCGGCTCGAAGAGTTCGACGAGGCCCGGCTCGCCCGGATCTGGGCGGCCAACATCACCGGCCCGTTCCTCTGCGCCGCGCAGGCCGTCCGCCGGATGTCCACCCGGCACGGCGGCACGGGCGGCGCGATCGTCAACGTCTCCTCGCGGGCCGCCCAACTCGGCTCACCCAACGAGTACATCGACTACGCGGCCTCCAAGGGAGCACTGGACACGATGACCCGCGGGCTGGCCCTGGAGGTGGCCGCCGAGGGCATCCGTGTCAACGGGGTGCGTCCGGGGCTGATCCACACCGCTTTCCACGCCCTGGGAGGCGAGCCCGGCCGGGTCGACCGGATCGCCCCCGACCTGCCGATGCGCCGTGGCGGCACGGCCGAGGAGGTGGCGGAGTCGATCATGTTCCTACTCTCCCCCGCCTCCTCCTACACCACCGGCTCGTTCCTCGACCTGGCCGGCGGCCGCTGA
- a CDS encoding tyrosine-protein phosphatase: protein MTDRESDPAPGSTAFVPVPGVRNLRDAGGTGRAGTLRPGRLYRSGSFHTLTPEGAQRLKALGLRTVIDLRSAAELAGWPDLRHGLDHETLHLPTFPDDRESGDRSWPESQADLYLYLPRYAGPSLAATIRRLVTPGALPALLHCAVGKDRTGLTVAVLQSLLGATDAELTADFLLSNTGLGLLDGPTPYVDETGTERVSRPVTAALLLSSLHWIRDTFGSVEAYVLAAGVTERELSELRVALGS, encoded by the coding sequence ATGACCGACCGCGAGTCCGACCCGGCGCCCGGCAGCACCGCCTTCGTCCCCGTTCCCGGCGTCCGCAACCTGCGCGACGCCGGGGGCACCGGCCGCGCCGGCACGCTGCGCCCCGGACGGCTCTACCGCTCCGGCTCCTTCCACACCCTCACCCCGGAGGGCGCCCAGCGACTGAAGGCCCTGGGTCTGCGCACCGTCATCGACCTCCGCAGCGCCGCCGAGCTCGCCGGTTGGCCGGACCTTCGGCACGGCCTGGACCACGAGACCCTGCACCTGCCGACCTTCCCCGACGACCGTGAGAGCGGCGACCGGAGCTGGCCCGAGAGCCAGGCCGACCTCTACCTCTACCTGCCCCGGTACGCCGGTCCCTCCCTCGCCGCCACCATCCGACGCCTGGTCACCCCCGGCGCCCTCCCGGCGCTCCTCCACTGCGCCGTCGGCAAGGACCGTACCGGCCTGACCGTGGCCGTCCTGCAGTCGCTCCTGGGCGCCACCGACGCGGAGCTCACCGCCGACTTCCTGCTCTCCAACACCGGCCTCGGCCTGCTCGACGGCCCCACCCCGTACGTCGACGAGACCGGTACCGAACGCGTCTCCCGCCCGGTCACCGCCGCCCTGCTGCTCTCCTCCCTGCACTGGATCCGCGACACCTTCGGCTCGGTGGAGGCCTACGTCCTGGCAGCGGGGGTGACCGAGCGGGAATTGAGTGAGCTGCGCGTGGCACTCGGCAGCTGA
- a CDS encoding SDR family NAD(P)-dependent oxidoreductase: protein MDFELQDRTVLITGATGGIGAAVARAYAAEGARVAIGYASDAEAAGKLAAELGAAHDRAFAVRCRIGADAAAGEPAGAAAADGSADGSAESAVAAVTERWGGVDALVVCAMEPGGLRPPTAPFESLDPEHWAGFVSANLSHNLRLAQLTLPHMRRSGWGRIVLVSSVVARLGKPGREFYGTVKSGLHGFTRSLMWDLRDTGVLVNLVSPGLTLTPRMAADLPAARRDEEQRATPTGRLSTPEDVATAVLYLGSAANRNITGEELTVAGGR, encoded by the coding sequence ATGGACTTCGAACTGCAGGACCGCACTGTCCTGATCACCGGCGCGACCGGAGGGATCGGGGCGGCCGTCGCCCGGGCCTACGCCGCCGAGGGCGCGCGGGTCGCGATCGGGTACGCCTCCGACGCCGAGGCCGCGGGCAAGCTGGCCGCGGAGCTGGGCGCGGCGCACGACCGGGCCTTCGCCGTACGGTGCCGCATCGGCGCGGACGCGGCGGCCGGGGAACCCGCCGGAGCGGCGGCGGCGGACGGCTCGGCGGACGGCTCGGCGGAGTCGGCCGTCGCGGCGGTGACCGAGCGCTGGGGCGGGGTGGACGCCCTGGTCGTATGCGCCATGGAGCCCGGCGGCCTGCGCCCGCCCACCGCGCCGTTCGAGTCGCTCGACCCCGAGCACTGGGCCGGCTTCGTCAGTGCCAACCTCTCCCACAACCTGCGCCTGGCCCAGCTCACCCTGCCGCACATGCGCCGCTCGGGCTGGGGCCGGATCGTCCTGGTCTCCTCCGTGGTCGCCCGGCTGGGCAAGCCGGGCCGGGAGTTCTACGGCACGGTGAAGAGCGGCCTGCACGGCTTCACCCGCAGCCTGATGTGGGATCTGCGGGACACCGGCGTGCTGGTCAACCTCGTCAGCCCGGGCCTGACGCTCACCCCCCGGATGGCGGCCGACCTGCCCGCCGCCCGCCGCGACGAGGAGCAGCGGGCCACCCCGACCGGTCGCCTGAGCACTCCCGAGGACGTCGCCACGGCCGTCCTGTACCTCGGTTCGGCCGCCAACCGGAACATCACCGGCGAGGAACTCACGGTGGCGGGCGGTCGCTGA
- a CDS encoding SLC13 family permease: MSTAVTEVLSVVLLVLVLAFAVVRPRGRPEAAAAVPAAALLLAVGAVGPSEAWAQTRELLPVVAFLAAILVLSKLCADEGLFEAAGHLVATVCHGRPDRLLAGVFGVAALVTAVLSLDATVVLLTPVVLATTARLGARPRPHAYACAHLANSASLLLPVSNLTNLLAFAASGLTFTRFALLMAPAWVVVIGIEFVAFRRFFREDLAAGAPLPPPKGPVALPLFTLVVLALTLLGFAVTSLLGANPAWAALGGVLVLGARALRRGDSTVRELVGSAGLYFCLFVLALGVVVKAVVDNGLGAGLERLLPDGAGLPELLVVAGIAAVLANLINNLPATLALLPLASAGGTGPVLAVLVGVNLGPNLTYVGSLATLLWRGLLPEPVELKVFTRLGLIVVPLTVVAGTVAVWGMLELVGT, encoded by the coding sequence GTGAGCACCGCCGTCACCGAAGTCCTTTCCGTTGTCCTGCTGGTCCTGGTGCTGGCCTTCGCGGTCGTACGGCCGCGCGGCCGGCCGGAGGCGGCGGCCGCCGTCCCGGCCGCCGCCCTGCTGCTGGCCGTCGGCGCGGTCGGACCGTCCGAGGCCTGGGCGCAGACCAGGGAGCTGCTGCCGGTGGTGGCCTTCCTCGCCGCGATCCTGGTGCTGTCCAAGCTCTGCGCCGACGAGGGATTGTTCGAGGCGGCCGGGCACCTGGTCGCCACGGTGTGCCACGGGCGCCCCGACCGGCTCCTCGCCGGTGTCTTCGGGGTCGCCGCGCTGGTCACGGCGGTGCTCAGCCTGGACGCGACGGTGGTGCTGCTCACCCCCGTGGTGCTCGCCACCACCGCCCGGCTCGGCGCCCGGCCCCGCCCGCACGCGTACGCCTGCGCGCACCTGGCCAACTCCGCCTCGCTGCTGCTGCCGGTCTCCAACCTGACCAACCTGCTGGCCTTCGCCGCGAGCGGCCTGACCTTCACGCGGTTCGCGCTGCTGATGGCGCCGGCCTGGGTCGTGGTGATCGGCATCGAGTTCGTGGCCTTCCGGCGGTTCTTCCGGGAGGATCTGGCCGCCGGCGCGCCGCTGCCCCCGCCGAAGGGACCGGTCGCCCTGCCGCTGTTCACCCTGGTCGTGCTGGCGCTGACCCTGCTCGGCTTCGCGGTCACCTCCCTGCTCGGGGCCAACCCGGCCTGGGCGGCGCTCGGCGGTGTGCTGGTGCTCGGCGCCCGGGCCCTGCGGCGTGGGGACAGTACCGTCCGGGAGCTGGTCGGCTCGGCCGGGCTGTACTTCTGCCTGTTCGTGCTGGCACTGGGCGTGGTGGTCAAGGCCGTGGTGGACAACGGCCTGGGCGCCGGGCTGGAGCGGCTGCTGCCGGACGGCGCCGGGCTGCCCGAGCTGCTCGTCGTCGCGGGCATCGCCGCCGTGCTCGCCAACCTGATCAACAACCTGCCCGCGACCCTCGCACTGCTGCCGCTGGCCTCGGCGGGCGGGACCGGCCCGGTGCTGGCCGTCCTGGTGGGGGTCAACCTCGGCCCGAACCTGACCTACGTCGGGTCGCTGGCCACCCTGCTGTGGCGCGGACTGCTGCCCGAGCCGGTCGAACTCAAGGTGTTCACCCGGCTCGGCCTGATCGTCGTCCCGTTGACGGTGGTGGCGGGAACGGTCGCGGTGTGGGGGATGCTGGAACTGGTGGGCACCTGA
- a CDS encoding DNA polymerase beta superfamily protein, whose translation MPPTRQVLLSGIVGSTAYGLAHAGSDLDRLGLFAAPTEDFHGLERPDESRVSTAPDLTLHEAAKWCRLALGCNPTASELVWLPAELYEIRTPLGDELIGIRHCFLSAGAVRGSYLGYARKQFTKLLTRDTTDPVTRARAAKHARHLVRLVEQGVRLHESGEIVLRLEDPERVRDLGERIADRPELATALLVAAEERLARPGVLPAAPDRAPAEAWLRRVRAAHYTPPSAG comes from the coding sequence ATGCCCCCGACCCGGCAGGTCCTGCTGTCCGGCATCGTCGGTTCGACGGCCTACGGCCTCGCGCACGCGGGCTCCGACCTCGACCGCCTCGGCCTGTTCGCCGCGCCCACCGAGGACTTCCACGGCCTGGAGCGCCCCGACGAGTCCCGGGTGAGCACGGCGCCCGACCTCACCCTGCACGAGGCGGCCAAGTGGTGCCGGCTGGCGCTCGGCTGCAATCCGACCGCCTCCGAGCTGGTCTGGCTGCCGGCCGAGCTCTACGAGATCCGCACCCCGCTCGGCGACGAACTGATCGGCATCCGCCACTGCTTCCTGAGCGCCGGCGCCGTGCGCGGCTCCTACCTCGGCTACGCCCGCAAGCAGTTCACGAAGCTCCTGACCCGCGACACCACCGACCCGGTCACCCGTGCCCGGGCCGCCAAGCACGCCCGGCACCTGGTGCGACTCGTGGAACAGGGCGTACGGCTGCACGAGAGCGGCGAGATCGTGCTGCGCCTTGAGGACCCGGAGCGGGTCCGCGACCTCGGCGAGCGGATCGCCGACCGTCCCGAGCTCGCGACCGCCCTGCTGGTCGCGGCCGAGGAGCGCCTCGCCCGCCCCGGCGTCCTGCCGGCGGCCCCGGACCGCGCGCCGGCCGAGGCCTGGCTGCGCCGGGTCCGCGCCGCGCACTACACCCCGCCGTCCGCCGGCTGA
- a CDS encoding low temperature requirement protein A, giving the protein MTVTTSAPAAPGATAGEAETALRVSPLELFFDLVFVFTITQLTGSLAHHLTTGGLVQVLVMLAVIWWMYDAFIWLTNAMPPSTHGRRGLLFLGMAAFLVISLAVPHAFTGSGVAFGWAYLVVVAVHTGMFAAAGVAIGSVLRMGGLNVLNTALVVTGGYFTGTVQLALWAAAFGLQLAIPRLVDLPRFQLRSDHFVERHGLIVIIAFGESVIAIGVGAGESDLTVALVATALLTLGVCVGLWWAYFGRDDDARAEHHMAALSDADRNRLAVSVYNLGHYALLLGVLVLAAGVKSAVAHPGAPISLPQSAALAGGVALFLAANAAIRRTFGLAPVLPRLFAALALTATVPLGTGHCALAQVAATAAIMAAAFGYEEWRVGAGWETASGKDRHHHRGVQQ; this is encoded by the coding sequence GTGACCGTAACCACTTCCGCCCCAGCAGCCCCCGGCGCCACCGCGGGCGAAGCCGAAACCGCCCTGCGCGTCAGCCCGCTGGAGCTCTTCTTCGACCTCGTCTTCGTCTTCACCATCACCCAGCTCACCGGCAGCCTCGCCCATCACCTCACCACCGGCGGGCTGGTGCAGGTGCTGGTCATGCTCGCGGTGATCTGGTGGATGTACGACGCCTTCATCTGGCTCACCAACGCGATGCCGCCCTCCACCCACGGCCGCCGGGGCCTGCTGTTCCTCGGCATGGCCGCGTTCCTGGTGATCTCGCTGGCCGTCCCGCACGCCTTCACCGGCAGCGGTGTCGCGTTCGGCTGGGCGTACCTCGTGGTGGTGGCCGTCCACACCGGGATGTTCGCGGCGGCCGGCGTCGCGATCGGCTCGGTCCTGCGGATGGGAGGCCTCAACGTCCTCAACACGGCCCTGGTCGTCACCGGCGGCTACTTCACCGGCACCGTCCAACTCGCCCTCTGGGCTGCCGCCTTCGGGCTCCAGTTGGCGATACCCCGGCTGGTCGACCTGCCCCGGTTCCAGCTCCGCTCCGACCACTTCGTCGAGCGCCACGGCCTGATCGTCATCATCGCGTTCGGCGAATCCGTGATCGCCATCGGCGTCGGGGCGGGCGAGAGCGACCTCACCGTCGCACTGGTCGCCACCGCCCTGCTCACCCTCGGCGTCTGCGTCGGCCTCTGGTGGGCCTACTTCGGCCGTGACGACGACGCCCGCGCCGAACACCACATGGCCGCTCTCTCCGACGCCGACCGCAACCGACTCGCGGTCAGTGTCTACAACCTGGGCCACTACGCCCTGCTGCTCGGGGTCCTGGTCCTCGCCGCCGGTGTGAAGTCCGCCGTCGCCCACCCGGGCGCCCCGATCTCGCTCCCGCAGTCGGCGGCCCTGGCCGGCGGCGTCGCGCTCTTCCTCGCCGCCAACGCCGCCATCCGCCGCACCTTCGGCCTGGCCCCGGTCCTTCCCCGCCTGTTCGCCGCCCTCGCGCTGACCGCGACGGTACCGCTCGGCACCGGCCACTGCGCCCTCGCCCAGGTCGCCGCGACGGCCGCGATCATGGCCGCCGCCTTCGGCTACGAGGAGTGGCGTGTCGGCGCAGGGTGGGAGACTGCGAGCGGTAAGGACCGACACCACCACCGGGGAGTCCAGCAATGA